A segment of the Pedobacter faecalis genome:
CTTCACTGGATCTGGGTGTGGACTTTAAACCGGTAGACACCGTGGTGCAGATCGGATCACCGAAGGGCGTTGCGCGCTTCCTGCAGCGAGCAGGGCGTAGCGGGCACTCCCCTTTTGAGACGTCCAAGATTTACTTCCTGCCCACGCATGCCCTTGAACTTGTGGAGGCGGCGGCGATTAAAGAAGCCGCCCGGACACAGAACATTGAGAGCCGGGAGCCCATGGTGATGGTGTTTGATACACTTGTACAGTACCTGGTTACGCTTGCGGTGGGCGACGGCTTTGACGACGAGGTAATTTTTAATGAGGTGCGGCAGACTTACGCTTTCAGGGAACTGCTGCCTGAGGAGTGGAACTGGATCATGCAGTTTATTACCACCGGCGGCGACAGTCTGACAGCCTACAATGAGTTCAGCAAAGTAGAGCGTGTAGAGGGCCGCTGGAAAGTTACCAGCCGGCAGATCGCCATGCGGCACCGGTTGAGCATTGGTACGATTGTGAGCGATCCGATGATGAAGGTTAAATTTCTGAGCGGCGGCTTTATTGGCATGATTGAGGAGTCTTTTATCTCAAAAATGAAACCGGGCAATAGTTTTACCCTGGCGGGGCGTGTACTGGAATTCATCATGATCAAAGACATGATGGTGATTGTGAAGAAGAGCAAGCAGAAACAGGCGATAAACCCAAGCTGGATGGGCGGGCGGATTTCGCTTACGGCCAATCTGGGCAGCGTGCTACGCAAAAAATACAATGAAACGCTGGATAAAAAGCATGGTGACGAGGAACTGGACTTTATCCTACCTCTGTTTGAACGGCAGGCCAGGGTGTCGCACGTACCTAAGCACAATGAATTTTTGATTGAAATGATCGAAACACGCGACGGTTTCCACTTTTTTGGATATCCGTTTGAAGGGCGGCAGGTACATGAGATCATGGCTGCGCTGATTGCTTACCGGCTGGCCAAAATTAAACCGATCACGTTTTCTATTGCGATGAACGACTATGGTTTTGAGCTGTTGAGTGAACAGCCCATTCCGCTAGATGAAGCCAATGTGAAAAGCATTTTTAGTCCGGTGAACCTTGCGGACGATATTGTTTCGAGCATTAACGCTACAGAAATGGCCCGGAGGAAGTTCCGGGACATTGCCTGCATATCGGGTCTGGTATTTCAGGGATATCCTGGGAAGTATGTGGCCAATAAGCACCTGCAGTCGTCTGCCGCATTATTTTTCAACGTGTTTAGCGATTATGATAAACATAACTTATTATTGCGCCAGGCTTATGATGAAGCCTTTTACCAGCAAATTGAAGAACCAAGGCTTGCTGCGGCTTTACACAGGATACAGGCCAGCGAGATTGTTATTGTACGGACCGACAGGTACACACCTTTGTGTTTCCCGATCAAGGTTGACAGTTTGCGCGACAATATGAGTTCGGAGGAGTTAAGTCAGCGCATCGTGAGGATGACTGCTGAGGCGGAGAAGAAGAATGCAAGAAGGAAAAATGACCATTGACTGCAATGGCGAACAACTGATATTAAGTAAAGAGCGGGCGATTTTCTGGCCTCGGGAGCGCATGCTGATCATTAGCGATCTTCATGTGGGCAAGTCGGCACATTTCCGTAAATCTGGTGTACCGGTGCCAGATTTGGTGGGCACATCTGATCTGAAGCGCCTGGCATCCCTGATCAGGGAGTTTGAGCCGGCCACGCTTTTGGTGACAGGTGATATGTTTCATAATCATCTGAACAGCGACGTGGAGGTTTTTCGCGAATGGAGAAGCAAGTATCCCGAGTTGAAGGTTGTGCTGATAAAAGGCAACCATGACCGACTGAGCGACTCGGAATATGAGGGCCTTGATATTGAAATCTACCATAAAGAGCTATTGCTGGCCCCGTTTCGGTTTATCCACGACAAGCCAACGGTGTCTGATGCGTATTTTAATATATCCGGGCACATCCATCCGGGGGTCGTGCTTCATGGCAGGGCAAGGCAGCGACTGAGGTTTCCTTGTTTTTATTTCAGCAGTCACTGTGCTGTTCTACCGGCATTTAGTGTGTTTACAGGGCTGTTCCTGATCAAACCTGAAACGGGCGACCGGTTTTATGCCATTACCGCGAAAGATGTGGTGGCTGTCTAAGCGATCTGTCGGCCAAGGTTGCTCATCCAGCCTTCGAACATTTCCTGTTCTATGCGAATGATCTCTGCTGCATGCTTTTGCCATTCTGGTGAGAATTCTTCCAGTTGTTTGATCATTTCTTCCAGGTGACCTTCTTCTTCAAGGATAATCGACTTAACGTTTACCCTGCTTTTTGCGTTGCTGAGCACTTCCTGATAGATGGGATACAGTTCGTCTGCCCTTACTTCGATCACATAGGTTACAAAAAGATAGGCGGCAAACTTTAACTCGTAGCCGCTTAGGTTGAACTCCTTTTTCAGGTAACGACAAGCGGCGATATCAAGTGCGTTGAGATAGTATTTGGTGTGATCTGGTGTGAGCAATTCTTCGTTGGTATAGGTCTGAAAGAGATTTGCACCCAGTTTGTCTATTTGTTTTTTAAGATAGTAAGCATGCCTGTGCTCCTCTGCAGCATGCTTGAGGATAATGAGATGCACGCTTTCCTTGTGCTCAGATGCGGAAATCTTTTTTGCACCTGCATTTTCCATGAATGAAAGGGTATTTAACCATTTGGCATGCAAAAGGTTATCGTTCACTATATGTTCCAGTATGGGTTTAATTTGCATAGTCAATTTCGGTTAATGCTGCTGATATTGCGCTGTAAATATAGTCCAGATCGTCGTTACTGATGACATAAGGTGGTAAAATATAAATGATATTTCCCAGGGGCCTCATGATAATTCCACGTTCGAGGAAGAAATTATAGAGCCGGTTGCGTAGTCCGCTGAGGTAAGATGCATCTTCCCCTGCCTCCCATTCTATAGCCAGTATAGTTCCCGCTTGGCGTACGTCTTTCAATTTGGGATGACCCGCTATTTTGGCGGCAAACTGGCTATGCTGTTTCTCGATCCGTCTGATGTTGTCCATGGTTTCCTCCCGCTCAAGGATGTCCAGGCTGGCCAGTGAAGCCGCGCAGGCGACCGGGTTGGCCGTAAAGGAATGGCCATGATACAGCGTTTTAAGCTTATCGGTGCTGTAAAAGGCCTGATATATCTTGTCGTTGCAGGTCGTAATACCCATCGGCATGGTACCTCCGGTAAGTCCTTTGGAAAGGCAATATATATCGGGCGCGGTTTTTAAGGCTTCGCAGGAGAAGTATTTGCCTGTGCGACCAAAACCAGTCATCACTTCATCGGCTATGGTTAAAATACCGTGCGACTGGCAGCTTTCGATCAGTTCATCAAGATAGGCCGCGTCGTACATACGCATGCCTGCCGTTCCCAATACCATGGGTTCAAAGATAAAACAGGCAACTTCGTTCGACAGGTAATTGATTCGAGATCTTAGCTGGCTGATATTTGCTGCGCTAGGCAAATCCAGGAACTCTACATCAAACAACAGGGAATTAAATGGCTCGGTAAACATGCTGCGTCCGCTTACAGACATGGCCCCAAAGGTGTCGCCATGATATGCTTCCCGAAATGCAAGTATTTTAGTGCGTGGCTTGCCCCCGTTCACCCAATATTGAAGGCACATTTTCAGGGCGACTTCCACAGCTGTAGAACCATTGTCGCTGTAAAATACCTTCTCTTGCTGGCCTGGCAGCAGCGGCAGGAGCCGTTCGGCCAACTGTACAGCCGGCTCATGGGTGAATCCGGCGAAGATCACATGTTCGAGCGTTTTAAGCTGTTCGGCCACTTTAGCTGCGATGTGCGGGTGTGCGTGACCGTGAATATTCACCCACCAGCTGGAAACCGCGTCGATATAGCGTTGCCCCGCATCATCGTATAAATAGCATCCTTCGCCACGTACAATGCCGATATGCGGCAGTGCATCCTTCATTTGGGTGTATGGATGCCACATAACTTTACTATCCCTTTCGGTTAAATTCATGTAGGGTATTTTTTATTTGTTCGTTCTGCATTAGTATGACCTCCACAACGCGCTGATCGGTACGGAATGTTACATCGCTCATGCTCAGCTTCTCCAGGGCAACCCATCTGAAGGATTGCAGCTTTCCTTCGTCGAAATCGTACACCTGGGTCTTAAAGGAAAGGTTGAGCGGTGTAACAGGTTTTACCAGGTAATAGATACTCAGGATCTGGCTGTCGTTGAATGACGACTTCTCGTAAAAATCGGTGGTATACAGGTGGCTAAGCACTTCTACCTCAACTTCGCATTCCTCTATAAATTCCCGCTTAAGCGCTTCCAGCAGACCTTCTCCAAGTTCTACGCCACCGCCGGGGAACTTACTGAAGGTCCTGTCGCCCGACTGCTCGTCGCTGATCAGAACCTGGTTCTCCTCGTTGATCAGCACGCCATATACCCGTACGTTAAAGTAACTCATTGATCAAAATGTTTTTGGTTCTTGGTAGCATTCTCAATGGTCCATACAATCTCCTCGCGGAAGGGCTCGCGGCGTACCGGACATTCTTTCATATGGCAGTAATGGCAGCACTCAGGCAGACAAGGATCGGCGTGTATAAACAGCTCGGTCTTGTGCGGCGCGGTGCCGTTAATGGTCTGATCTATCTCGGATATCTCGCGGTGAACCTGTGTGAGTTCAAAATAATAAGGCAATGTAATATGGCAGTCGATATGCAGATCGGCGCCATACTGCTGCGCCCTCAGATTGTGTATATCGATCCAGGGATCGCGCCTGTTATGCTGCAGAATAGCGATAACATCTTTGACAACTTCCTGGTTACTCTCGTCCATAAGGCCGCCGACAGAACGGCGGATAAGTTTGTAACCGTTATGAATGATATAACCGGCAAGCAAAATAGATATCACGGAATCCAGCCATGTTAGTCCCGTAACCTTGATCAATATGATGCCGCCAACAAGTCCTGCGCTGGTTATGGCATCCGTAAAAAGGTGTTTGCCGTCTGCTTCGAGGGTAATGGACCTGTGTGTTTTTCCTGCTTTGATCAGATATAGGCCGGTAAACAGATTGATGATACCAGTGGCTCCGATAATGATCGCACCCTCCAGCAGATTTTCCAGTGTTTTCGGATAGATCAGATCGGCCCCCGATTTAAGCAAAATAATGACACCGGCCGCGGTAATAAGCACGCCTTCCAGAAAGGCTGAGAAAAATTCAATTTTGCCGTGGCCATACGGGTGGTTGTTATCTTTTGGTCTGGTGGCGAGATAGATGCTGTAAAAGGCGAAGGCACTGGCGATGACATTGACGATGCTTTCGGCTGCATCTGTAAGAATGGCATTGGAATGCGTGATCAGATAGGCCCCAAACTTGGCCAGCATCAGTAAAAAACTGATGGACAAGGCAATAAGAATGGCTGTCTTTCTAGGATGCAATGTTCTCGATTTGGTGTTCAAAAATACTGTTTAAGGCGCGCATTCCATTAAAAGTATTTTTTTTAGTTCATAATCCGGTGAGGTTCATATCTTTGTGTCCGCACAAATTTTATTGCTATTCACCACCAATTATGACATTTTTATCTAAAAGAATCAACAACCTGTCTGAGTCGCAAACCATTAAAATGGCTAAGCTGGGCAGAGAGCTATCCGCCAAAGGGATAGATGTTATTAACCTGAGTTTCGGGGAGCCTGATTTTTATACGCCTGACTTTGTAAAGGAGGCAGCCAAAAAAGCCATAGATGAAAACTACTCATATTATACTCCGGTATCGGGATACGCTGATTTGAGAAAAGCGGTTACTGAAAAACTATTAAACGAGAATAACCTTACCTATTCTCCTGAGCAGATTGTTGTATCGACCGGTGCCAAGCAATCGCTTGCAAATGCAGTTCTCTGCCTGGTAGATCCGGGTGATGAAGTGATCGTTCCTACGCCTTACTGGGTATCGTATTCAGAAATGATCAAGCTGGCGGAGGGCGAGACGGTGTTTATCAACGCAACTGTGGAGAATGAGTTTAAAATCACTGCCGACCAACTTGAAGCTGCAATAACACCTAAAACCAAGCTGTTCATGTTTTCTTCGCCATGTAATCCGACCGGTTCGGTATACAGCAAAGAAGAACTTGCTGCACTGGTAGAGGTTTTTGAGAAATATCCGAATATTTACATTATATCGGACGAGATTTATGAGCACATCAATTTTGTCGGCCAGCATGCTTCTATTGCTGAATTCGACAGTGTGAAAGACCGTGTGATACTGATCAACGGCTTCTCTAAGTCGTACGCCATGACCGGATGGCGTGTGGGCTATATGGCGGCCAACAAAGAGATCGCTTCTGCTTGTGATAAATTGCAGGGCCAGATCACTTCGGGTACCTCTTCAATCGCGCAGCGTGCTGCTTTGGCTGGTTACCAGGGTGGCTTAGATTCTGTAAAGGAGATGGTTGCAGAATTTAAAAAACGCAGAGACATTGTTTACGCCCTGCTTAAAGAGATTCCCGGCGTTAAGGTTAATCTTCCTGACGGTGCGTTTTACTTCTTCCCGGAGATTAAGTCTTATTTCGGGAGAAGGAATGGCGATACGGTAATCAACAATGCGGAAGACCTGTGTTTATACATCCTGAATGAGGCTCATGTTTCGACCGTAACCGGCGAAGCTTTCGGTAATGAAGACTGCATCAGGATTTCTTATGCAGCGTCTGAAGACCAGCTAAGAAAAGCGGTATCAAGAATTAAAGATGCTTTAGTGAAGTTGTCGTAAGACACTTATCAAATGATAACGAAAGCCGGATATTGATAAAATATCCGGCTTTTTATGTTTTATCCCATGATCTGGTTGGCGGTTATGATCTAATGGCTTCGACGGGGTCGAGACGGGAGGCTGAATATGCTGGCCAAAAACCTGAGATAACTCCGATGATCACTGATACACCTATTCCCAGAATAATGTTCGACATAAACAATACCATCTCAAATCCGAAGGAGCCAGCGATCAGCGTACCGATATATACGAGCAATAAGCCAAGTAGCCCACCTAAAAGACATAGTGCAATGGCTTCAAACAGAAACTGAAGCAGGATAAAGTAGTTTTTGGCACCCAGGGACTTTTGTATACCAATGATGTTGGTACGTTCCTTTACAGAAACAAACATGATATTGGCGATGCCGAAGCCGCCCACGAGTATAGAAAAGCCCCCGATGATCCATCCGGCAAGGTCGACCACCCCAAACATCGTATCGAGCTGATCGGAGGCGATGGTACTTTTGTTGAGCGCAAAGTCGTCGTCCTGTCCCGGCCTGATCTTTCTGATGGAGCGCATAGCTCCTCTCAGCTCACTTTCCACTTCTTCGAGTGCGATGTGATCATAGCCTCTTACTGTAATGGTGGGGTCGTAACGGCCGCTTTCTACATCCATCATACCGCGCGCTAAATTAAGCGGCATAATGATATTCTTGTCCTGTGACATGCCCATCATGTCTTCCCCCTCCTTTTTAAATACGCCTACCACCGACATTTTTCTTCCCATGACCGAGACCTTTTTGCCTATGGCTGGCTGACCGTTGAACAAGCCTTCTGCGAGTGCAGCGCCAATGAGCACTACCGGCGAACCGGCCCTACCCTCGTTCTCGGTAAAATACCTGCCTTCCTGAAATTCCAGGTTCCAGGTTTTGTTAAAGTCCTGCGAAACCGCCCTCAGTCCGGCGCCCTCCACAGCATTTACGCGGTATTTGACGGTGCGCTCGTTTGCGTAGATTTCGTAGGAAACCCCCTGGGCATAGGTTAATCTTTCTTTTAGCAGATCATAATCCCGGAGAGAGGGTTCGGGACGGTTAACATACTTCCACCATGGATAGTCGCCAAATCCACCCCATGGCCACTTTTGGATAAAGATTGTTTTGGAACCTAACTTATCTATACTTTCCTGAAGCTTACTTCTGAACGTGTCGGCCGCCGAGAAAACGAAAATAATGGCAAAAATGCCTATGGTGATGCCTAAAAGCGATAGCATGGTGCGCAGCTTATTCTGGCGTAGGGCATCAGCTGCAAAACGGAAACTCTCGGCAATCAGTCTAAAAATTATCATCATCAGGATTTAGATCAAATGTACCCAAAAAGGTTACAGCTGGATCACTTTAACTTAAAAATTGCTCAACTAGGTTTATAAAAATTATATTAGTAAATTTGCGCCCTAAATTATTACATCAGAAAAATATGAAATTATCTCAATTTAAGTTTAATTTACCTGAGTCGTTAGTTGCAAACAATCCATCTGAACAGAGAGATGAAGCGCGATTAATGGTTCTGCATAAAGATAGTGGCAAAATTGAACACCGGATTTTCAAAGATGTTTTAGAGTATTTCGATGATAAAGATGTAATGATCCTGAACAACACCAAGGTGTTTCCGGCCAGACTTTATGGCAACAAGGAAAAAACAGGCGCTACTATTGAGGTTTTCCTGTTACGCGAGCTGAACCGCGAGCTTCGCTTATGGGACGTTTTGGTTGATCCGGCGCGTAAAATTCGTGTAGGTAACAAGCTTTACTTTGGCGATGATGACCTGCTTGTTGCTGAAGTGGTAGATAATACGACCTCGAGAGGACGTACCATCCGTTTCCTTTTTGACGGTACTGATGAGGAATTCAGGAAGAACATTGAGATACTTGGAGAGACCCCGCTTCCAAAATATATTAAGCGTAAGGCAACCGCTCAGGATAAAGAGCGCTATCAGACGATCTTTGCGAAACATGAGGGTGCAGTTGCTGCTCCTACCGCCGGATTGCATTTCAGCAGGGAGCTTATGAAGAGGCTTGAACTGAAAGGTGTTGACTTTGCAGAAGTAACTTTGCATGTGGGTTTGGGTACTTTCAGGTCTGTTGAAGTAGAAGATCTTACCAAACACAAGATGGACTCAGAGCAGTTCATCATTGAACAGCGCGATGCAGATATTGTTAATAAAGCTATTGAAGAAAAGAGAAAAGTTTGCGCAGTTGGTACAACCTCCATGCGTGCCATAGAATCTGCTGTTTCTTCTAACAGGACACTTAAAGCTGCAAATGACTGGACAAGTAAGTTCATATTCCCGCCTTACGATTTCAGTATTGCCAATTCCATGATCACCAATTTTCATACGCCTGAATCGACGCTGCTGATGATGGTAAGTGCCTTTGGTGGATATGAGCATGTAATGAACGCTTACGAAATTGCCGTTAAAGAAAAATATCGCTTTTATAGCTATGGCGATGCGATGCTGATTATATAGGTATTCGTTTGAAGCGAGATTACCGGTTTAAACAAGTCAATGAAATATTTCGCTATTATAGTTGCCGGTGGATCTGGAAGCCGTATGCAGAGCAAGGTTGCCAAACAGTTTTTGTTGCTGAGGGGCCGACCTGTGATGATGTATACGATTCAGGCCTTTTATAAGTGCACACTTAGTCCAGAGATAATAGTTGTACTAAATAGACATCAGCATCACTATTGGGCAGAGCTATGCCGTCTTCACCATTTCGACATTCCGCATAAGGTTGTGGAGGGTGGTGAAACGAGGTTCCACTCGGTTAAAAATGGCCTGGCTCATATCCTGGAACAGGGTGTGGTAGCTATTCACGATGCCGTAAGACCGCTTGTATCGCCGGAACTCATACTCAGGTCTTATAAACAGGCGGAGAAAAAAGGTAATTGTGTAGTTGCCGTCTCTCCTACAGACTCGCTCAGAAAACTGGATGAGGCTGAAGGAAGCCTTGCGGTGAACAGGAATGATTTCATTTTAGTACAGACGCCACAAACATTTATTGTGGAGACGCATAAAGACTGCTATAATATTCCGTACGAGGAGAAGTTTACGGATGATGCCACTGTAGCTGAACATTGTGGCCACGCCATCCATATCGCGGAAGGAGAGCGGGAAAATATCAAAATCACCTATCCAGAGGATTTGGAGATCGCTGATATTTATCTAAAAAAAAGGGGCTTTTAATATAAAAGCCCCTTTTTGTATCTGAAATACCGACTAAGCCGCACTTCTGATAATTCGTAATATTACGGCAATCACTGCAATAACTAAAAGAATGTGGATGATTCCTCCTGTATAGAAATTACCGAAAAAGCTAATCGCCCAAATGATTACCAAGATTACCGCAATTAAATAAAGTAGATTTCCCATAACGTTTAATTTTTAAGTTTATGTTTTTAGATAGATGTAAGAAGCTTATTACTTCATGACAATACATAAACAATCTTCGTTCCAAAATAAAAACCCCGCTGTTTGGCAGCGGGGTTTTTATTTGAGATTGGTACAATCTTAATATTCGTCTTCGTTGAAGAAGAAATCGTCTTTGGTTGGATAATCTGGCCAGATCTCTTCGATTGTTTCATATGGTTCACCATCATCTTCGAGTGCCTGAAGATTTTCGATTACTTCTACGGGTGCTCCCGATCTGATACCGTAATCGATTAATTCGTCTTTCGTTGCTGGCCATGGAGCGTCTTCCAAATGCGATGCGAGTTCTAGTGTCCAATACATATTCTTAATGTTATTTAAGTTGTTCTACAATAATTCGCAAAAGTATATTAAAAAACCTGACGAAAACAAACTTTTTTTTCCACTATTCACAACGGGTTTTGTATGATAACGCTCAGGAACGCGGAATCCAGATATCTTCCTTAAAATCCCCGTCAAAATTGATTTTCCGTGACAGAACAAAGAGGTAATCACTTAGCCTGTTTAGGTAGATCACAACCTTTTGATCTACGTAACTTTCGGAGGCGAGGTGGACAACAAGTCGCTCGGCCCTCCGGCAAACGCAGCGGGCTACATGGCATTGGGCGCCTGCCGTTGAGCCGCCGGGGAGAATAAAATGAGTCAGGTCGGGAAGTTCCAGATTCATCTCATCGATCTCCGTCTCGAGCAGTGTAATGTCAGCGGCGGTAAGGTCCGGAATCTTCATTTTGGATTTATCAGGATCGGCCGCCAGACAGGCACCTATGGTAAACAGCCTGTCCTGAATGTGCTTAAGCATTTCCTTGTAAGGATTGGCCGCGGCATGACTCATGATAAGGCCAAGATGTGAATTGAGCTCGTCGACCGTGCCGTAACTTTCGATACGCAGATCGTATTTTGGGACACGGGTACCGCCTATAAGGGAAGTAAGTCCCTTATCACCTGTTTTCGTGTAAATCTTCATCCGTAATGATTAAGACGGAAAATTAGACAATTTTCTCGAAATCGTTACCCTTGCTCTTTAGTTCAGCAAGCCTTGGAGATACCGCTTTTACATCGGTATTTAAATAGTCTTTCTCGATCAGACCATCCCTCATGCGAACAATGCGGTGAGCATGCTGTGCAATGTCTTCTTCGTGCGTAACGAGTATGATGGTATTGCCTTTGCTATGGATCTCTTCCAGAAGCCCCATGATTTCGATGGATGTCTTCGTGTCCAGGTTACCCGTCGGTTCATCGGCCAGAATGATGGAAGGATTATTGATCAAGGCCCTGGCTACGGCAACACGCTGGCGTTGTCCGCCAGAAAGCTCATTTGGCTTGTGCATTACGCGGTTTCCAAGCCCCACGTTTTCCAGTGCCTGCCTGGCACGACGCTCGCGGTCGCTTTTACCAACCCCGGCATAGATGAGCGGAAGGGCAACATTATCCAGTGAACTGGATCTTGGCAAAAGGTTGAACGTTTGAAATACAAACCCAATTTCCTGGTTCCGCACTTCCGCAAGCTTATCGTCTGACATCTGGCTCACATTGATACCGTTCAGTATATATTCACCTTTACTGGGTGTATCGAGACATCCGAGAATGTTCATAAGGGTAGATTTTCCTGAACCTGAAGGTCCCATAAGCGCAACAAACTCACCTTTAAAGATCTCAAGCGAAACGGACTTCAGTGCGTGGATAACCTCCGCCCCGATTACATATTTACGGCCAATGTCTTTAATGGTAATTAACGCTTCGCTCATGATTTTTCTTTTTAGACACCCTGCTGCAGGCCGTTGTTACATCTGTTCCTATTTTTCTATGATTTTGGGGACCATAAAAAAGCTTTCGTTATGCAAGGCTGCGTTCCTAAGCCCTTGCGAAGTGGTTACTTCCTGCTTCACTACGTCTTCCCGCCAGACATTCTCTTCATGATTCATATAAATCAGTGGTTCTACGCCAGTAGTATCCAATTCGTTAAGCTTTTCCATAAAGGTCAGAATCTTGTTCATTTCGCTGATCAGCGTATCGACCTGATGATCTTCTATCTCTATCCTGGCCAGATCGGCGACTTTGTGGATGGTTTGCTTGTCGATATTCATTATTGGAGAAGTTTACTGTTTATAGTTTCAAAAATACGGTCTTTTAGCGTATCTGAATCATCTATGTTCAAATCTTTAGTGGCAACAGGCTTGTGAACATAAATACGGCACAGGCCAGGCTTGCTTCCAAACCTTGATCCGTCGTCCCACATTTTCTGCCAGACGCCGATCAGCGAGACCGGTACAATGGCTACATTCTTCTCAATAGCGAGTCTGAACGGCCCGTTTTTGAAGGGAAGCAGAACGGGTGGATAATGGTCGTCGATCTTTCCCTCAGGAAAGATGATGAGGCTCATCCCTTTATCGAGGTTGTCGCCCACCCTTTTAAACGCCCGGAAAGATGACATTTTGCTGTCGCGGTCGACCGGCACATCGATCGTTTCAAAGAAAATGCGGAGCACTGGATTGTTTAGCAGCTCCTGCTTTCCCATAAAATGAAATCTGCCCCGGGCCAGGATGCACATGATCATAATATCCAGATTTGAGGTATGATTTGCGCAGTAGATATAGGTTTGCCGGTGATTGAACGGCTCCTCGTATTCGAAGCTGAAAAAGATGCCGGTGAAG
Coding sequences within it:
- a CDS encoding cation diffusion facilitator family transporter; amino-acid sequence: MHPRKTAILIALSISFLLMLAKFGAYLITHSNAILTDAAESIVNVIASAFAFYSIYLATRPKDNNHPYGHGKIEFFSAFLEGVLITAAGVIILLKSGADLIYPKTLENLLEGAIIIGATGIINLFTGLYLIKAGKTHRSITLEADGKHLFTDAITSAGLVGGIILIKVTGLTWLDSVISILLAGYIIHNGYKLIRRSVGGLMDESNQEVVKDVIAILQHNRRDPWIDIHNLRAQQYGADLHIDCHITLPYYFELTQVHREISEIDQTINGTAPHKTELFIHADPCLPECCHYCHMKECPVRREPFREEIVWTIENATKNQKHFDQ
- a CDS encoding NUDIX domain-containing protein, which translates into the protein MSYFNVRVYGVLINEENQVLISDEQSGDRTFSKFPGGGVELGEGLLEALKREFIEECEVEVEVLSHLYTTDFYEKSSFNDSQILSIYYLVKPVTPLNLSFKTQVYDFDEGKLQSFRWVALEKLSMSDVTFRTDQRVVEVILMQNEQIKNTLHEFNRKG
- the bioA gene encoding adenosylmethionine--8-amino-7-oxononanoate transaminase; translated protein: MNLTERDSKVMWHPYTQMKDALPHIGIVRGEGCYLYDDAGQRYIDAVSSWWVNIHGHAHPHIAAKVAEQLKTLEHVIFAGFTHEPAVQLAERLLPLLPGQQEKVFYSDNGSTAVEVALKMCLQYWVNGGKPRTKILAFREAYHGDTFGAMSVSGRSMFTEPFNSLLFDVEFLDLPSAANISQLRSRINYLSNEVACFIFEPMVLGTAGMRMYDAAYLDELIESCQSHGILTIADEVMTGFGRTGKYFSCEALKTAPDIYCLSKGLTGGTMPMGITTCNDKIYQAFYSTDKLKTLYHGHSFTANPVACAASLASLDILEREETMDNIRRIEKQHSQFAAKIAGHPKLKDVRQAGTILAIEWEAGEDASYLSGLRNRLYNFFLERGIIMRPLGNIIYILPPYVISNDDLDYIYSAISAALTEIDYAN
- the pdeM gene encoding ligase-associated DNA damage response endonuclease PdeM; the protein is MQEGKMTIDCNGEQLILSKERAIFWPRERMLIISDLHVGKSAHFRKSGVPVPDLVGTSDLKRLASLIREFEPATLLVTGDMFHNHLNSDVEVFREWRSKYPELKVVLIKGNHDRLSDSEYEGLDIEIYHKELLLAPFRFIHDKPTVSDAYFNISGHIHPGVVLHGRARQRLRFPCFYFSSHCAVLPAFSVFTGLFLIKPETGDRFYAITAKDVVAV
- a CDS encoding pyridoxal phosphate-dependent aminotransferase, whose protein sequence is MTFLSKRINNLSESQTIKMAKLGRELSAKGIDVINLSFGEPDFYTPDFVKEAAKKAIDENYSYYTPVSGYADLRKAVTEKLLNENNLTYSPEQIVVSTGAKQSLANAVLCLVDPGDEVIVPTPYWVSYSEMIKLAEGETVFINATVENEFKITADQLEAAITPKTKLFMFSSPCNPTGSVYSKEELAALVEVFEKYPNIYIISDEIYEHINFVGQHASIAEFDSVKDRVILINGFSKSYAMTGWRVGYMAANKEIASACDKLQGQITSGTSSIAQRAALAGYQGGLDSVKEMVAEFKKRRDIVYALLKEIPGVKVNLPDGAFYFFPEIKSYFGRRNGDTVINNAEDLCLYILNEAHVSTVTGEAFGNEDCIRISYAASEDQLRKAVSRIKDALVKLS
- a CDS encoding ligase-associated DNA damage response DEXH box helicase; the protein is MDIETSKGYKQVIKWLKSDRRKPFKFQTDAWQYYAEGYSGLVNAPTGFGKTYSLFLAVVIDEMNRRASAGTKKHTGGLKLIWITPLRSLAKDLARAMTVVCNEMELGWSVGVRNGDTAQSEKLKQKKQMPDVLIITPESMHLLLAQKSTLNYFSELQCIVADEWHELIGSKRGVMAELAISRIKGLLYEQHPERLLRIWGISATIGNMEQALDVLVPYADLLKVIVTADIEKKITIKSILPDHIDMLPWAGHLGHKLAPKLLPVIYASKTTLIFTNTRGQAELWYQTLLATDENLAGQLAIHHGSIDHELRNWIEDALHSGILKAVVCTSSLDLGVDFKPVDTVVQIGSPKGVARFLQRAGRSGHSPFETSKIYFLPTHALELVEAAAIKEAARTQNIESREPMVMVFDTLVQYLVTLAVGDGFDDEVIFNEVRQTYAFRELLPEEWNWIMQFITTGGDSLTAYNEFSKVERVEGRWKVTSRQIAMRHRLSIGTIVSDPMMKVKFLSGGFIGMIEESFISKMKPGNSFTLAGRVLEFIMIKDMMVIVKKSKQKQAINPSWMGGRISLTANLGSVLRKKYNETLDKKHGDEELDFILPLFERQARVSHVPKHNEFLIEMIETRDGFHFFGYPFEGRQVHEIMAALIAYRLAKIKPITFSIAMNDYGFELLSEQPIPLDEANVKSIFSPVNLADDIVSSINATEMARRKFRDIACISGLVFQGYPGKYVANKHLQSSAALFFNVFSDYDKHNLLLRQAYDEAFYQQIEEPRLAAALHRIQASEIVIVRTDRYTPLCFPIKVDSLRDNMSSEELSQRIVRMTAEAEKKNARRKNDH